From Dehalococcoidia bacterium, the proteins below share one genomic window:
- a CDS encoding ferritin produces MVESRMVSESLAAALNEQVGREFAASLRYTSIASYFAARELHLLAKLFREQADEERGHALKLIEYLEQAGAPVRIPAIPAPEHDFASAVEAVRAALQWELEVTGQFNRLMEQASRENDYLAQEFLGWFVTEQLEEVAKMRRLYQVVSTARNNLLMVEAYLVHGE; encoded by the coding sequence ATGGTCGAGTCACGCATGGTCAGCGAGAGCCTCGCCGCTGCTCTGAATGAGCAGGTCGGCAGGGAATTCGCCGCCAGTCTGCGCTACACCAGCATCGCTTCCTATTTCGCGGCCCGCGAGCTCCACCTCCTCGCCAAGCTCTTCCGCGAGCAGGCGGACGAGGAGCGCGGGCATGCCCTCAAGCTCATCGAGTACCTGGAGCAGGCCGGCGCCCCCGTGCGCATCCCGGCCATCCCCGCGCCAGAGCACGACTTCGCGAGCGCCGTCGAGGCCGTACGCGCCGCGCTACAGTGGGAGCTGGAGGTCACGGGCCAGTTCAACCGCCTCATGGAGCAGGCCTCCAGGGAAAATGACTACCTGGCCCAGGAGTTCCTCGGCTGGTTCGTCACCGAGCAGCTGGAAGAGGTGGCGAAGATGCGGCGGCTCTATCAGGTCGTGAGCACGGCCCGCAACAACCTCCTCATGGTAGAGGCGTACCTGGTGCACGGGGAGTAA
- a CDS encoding cupin domain-containing protein has protein sequence MAEMRVVRPHERDRSTAQTPGMDRAEGVGACTVGASSIWAGHVTVGPGVKSGAHHHGETESAIYIISGRARFRYGDHLEHTIEANAGDFIYVPPYIVHQEINASDDEPVEMIVTRGSQENIVVNVDIPEAKGPS, from the coding sequence ATGGCAGAGATGCGGGTCGTCCGGCCCCACGAGCGCGACCGCAGCACCGCCCAGACCCCCGGCATGGACCGCGCCGAGGGTGTCGGCGCCTGCACCGTTGGCGCTTCTAGCATCTGGGCCGGCCACGTCACGGTTGGCCCGGGCGTGAAGTCCGGCGCCCATCACCACGGGGAGACCGAGAGCGCGATCTACATCATCAGTGGCCGCGCCCGCTTTCGCTACGGCGACCACCTCGAGCACACGATCGAGGCGAACGCCGGCGACTTCATCTATGTCCCACCCTACATCGTCCACCAGGAGATCAACGCGAGCGACGACGAACCCGTCGAGATGATCGTCACCCGCGGCTCCCAGGAGAACATCGTCGTCAACGTCGATATCCCTGAAGCGAAGGGGCCGTCCTGA
- a CDS encoding Fe-S-containing hydro-lyase, whose amino-acid sequence MAVERISDMEVLLRPPFTDEDVEQLKIGDHVRITGTIYTARDAAHKRMVDTLDAGGQLPIDIKGQLIYYVGPTPARPGRVVGSVGPTTSMRMDPFTPRLLAEGMKICMGKGNRGPEVQEALKKYKGCYLMAVGGAGAMLSQYVKKVEVVAYEDLGTESIKRMEVENFPAVVMDDCYGRDLLMEGRKSWRDLSKLGSYKPSEKIVIAAG is encoded by the coding sequence ATGGCAGTCGAGCGCATAAGCGATATGGAGGTCCTCCTCCGGCCTCCGTTCACTGACGAAGACGTCGAACAGCTGAAAATCGGGGACCACGTGCGCATAACCGGCACCATCTACACGGCGCGCGACGCTGCCCACAAGCGCATGGTCGATACGCTCGACGCCGGCGGCCAGCTGCCCATCGACATCAAGGGCCAGCTCATCTACTACGTCGGCCCCACGCCCGCGAGGCCCGGTCGCGTCGTCGGTTCCGTCGGCCCGACCACCTCGATGCGCATGGACCCCTTCACGCCTCGCTTGCTGGCCGAAGGCATGAAGATCTGCATGGGCAAGGGCAACCGCGGGCCTGAGGTCCAGGAGGCCCTGAAGAAATACAAGGGGTGCTACCTGATGGCCGTCGGCGGCGCTGGCGCCATGCTCTCCCAGTACGTCAAGAAGGTCGAAGTCGTCGCCTACGAGGACCTGGGCACCGAGTCCATCAAGCGCATGGAGGTCGAGAACTTCCCCGCCGTGGTCATGGACGACTGCTACGGCCGCGACCTCCTGATGGAAGGCCGCAAGAGCTGGCGTGACCTCTCGAAGCTCGGCTCTTACAAGCCCAGCGAGAAGATCGTCATCGCCGCCGGGTAA
- a CDS encoding DUF5615 family PIN-like protein, translating to MTDPRVMVGKPVVRGTRIPVEAVLAHLADNPDLDDLFQAYPRLTKEDVKAYLAFASERVRGTPVRGPVRFLLDESVDARLAYTLRTHSHEATVVGVDHPNSITDEDVLAIARREGRILITNDRDFGELVFKQGRLHACTQEYPTSVSPPGSFDKWSRAT from the coding sequence GTGACGGATCCCAGAGTCATGGTCGGGAAGCCCGTCGTCAGGGGGACGCGCATTCCTGTCGAGGCCGTACTCGCCCACCTGGCAGACAACCCGGACCTCGATGACCTCTTCCAGGCTTATCCGCGACTGACGAAGGAAGACGTCAAGGCCTACCTCGCTTTCGCCAGCGAGCGAGTGAGAGGGACTCCAGTCCGCGGTCCCGTGAGGTTCCTGCTGGACGAGAGCGTAGATGCCCGTCTCGCATACACCCTCAGAACCCACTCTCACGAAGCAACCGTGGTCGGAGTCGACCATCCGAACTCCATTACAGACGAAGACGTCCTCGCCATCGCCCGGCGCGAGGGCCGGATCCTCATCACCAACGATCGCGACTTCGGCGAGCTCGTCTTCAAGCAAGGCCGCCTGCACGCCTGCACGCAGGAGTACCCTACTTCCGTCTCACCACCCGGGTCTTTCGACAAGTGGAGCAGGGCTACTTGA
- a CDS encoding methionine synthase, with protein MTTTANRQPAPEATQRARTGLLTTSVGSFGKPDYLQKARNEYAAGRLDKAELERLTLQATKEVIELQEELGLDILVHGEMERGDMVAYFAEEFPSMHIGGLVRSYGNRYYHKPVIDGALRWEKPVTVDMWKYAQSLTSKPVKGMLTGPYTMVEWSFDEYYPSRREAVMAMAEVIRQEAEALDAAGAQYIQIDEPAVSTRFEDIALANEAMGVVTKNLKAKTITHICYGDFAPAYDELIKMPVDQFDLEMANSGYDLIDIMKRKGFNAELGLGVLDVHTHRVETVEEVVRGIKLALEVLPPEKIYVDPDCGLKTRTWEEAAAKIRVMIEAVRRVKAELGIA; from the coding sequence ATGACGACAACCGCGAACAGGCAACCGGCGCCGGAGGCCACGCAGCGGGCCAGGACGGGACTCCTGACCACGAGCGTAGGCTCGTTTGGCAAGCCCGACTACCTCCAGAAGGCCCGCAACGAGTACGCCGCGGGACGGCTGGACAAAGCGGAGCTGGAGCGCCTGACGCTGCAGGCCACGAAAGAGGTCATCGAGCTGCAGGAGGAGCTTGGGCTCGACATCCTGGTGCACGGCGAGATGGAGCGCGGCGACATGGTCGCGTACTTCGCGGAGGAGTTCCCGTCCATGCACATCGGGGGCCTCGTGCGCTCCTACGGCAACCGCTACTACCACAAGCCGGTGATCGACGGCGCGCTGCGCTGGGAGAAGCCGGTGACGGTCGACATGTGGAAGTACGCGCAGTCACTGACCTCCAAGCCGGTGAAGGGCATGCTCACGGGCCCTTACACCATGGTCGAGTGGTCCTTCGACGAGTACTACCCGAGCCGCCGCGAGGCCGTGATGGCGATGGCAGAGGTGATCCGCCAGGAGGCTGAGGCGCTCGATGCGGCCGGGGCGCAGTATATCCAGATCGACGAGCCTGCGGTTTCGACGCGCTTCGAAGACATCGCCCTGGCGAATGAGGCGATGGGGGTCGTTACGAAGAACCTCAAGGCGAAGACCATCACGCACATTTGCTACGGCGACTTCGCCCCGGCGTATGACGAGCTGATCAAGATGCCGGTTGACCAGTTCGACCTGGAAATGGCGAACTCGGGCTACGACCTCATCGACATAATGAAGCGCAAGGGGTTCAACGCCGAGTTGGGCCTTGGCGTGCTCGACGTGCACACGCACAGAGTGGAGACGGTGGAGGAGGTCGTAAGGGGCATCAAGCTCGCCCTGGAGGTCCTGCCGCCGGAGAAGATCTACGTCGACCCGGACTGCGGGCTGAAGACGCGCACCTGGGAGGAAGCGGCGGCGAAGATCCGCGTGATGATCGAGGCGGTGCGGCGGGTGAAGGCCGAGCTGGGGATCGCGTAG
- a CDS encoding methylcobamide--CoM methyltransferase: protein MIITVVGNYPKIPNRPRPARLRNAYARFDRGEITWEDVRKVQDQVTIEVLKEQAEAGVELVTDGQIRWDDEQTYLAGAMAGIEITGLIRFFDTNTFYREPLIKGPIAWKGPITVRDFEFAKANSERPVKPVLTGPLTLARLSKNEHYADTVSVALAFAEALNREAKALVAAGATLVQFNEPAACRFQEDASFAAKVWRRLLDGVNAETAVYFYFGVPGAALGPAIEAGFTTVGVDYVDPRGSEQIRAGPRPRKLAAGVVDSRNTRLETVEQIVARVREAVEVAGSANLYVNPNMGLEFLPREQAYDKLVRLVEGVKKAREALG from the coding sequence TTGATCATCACCGTCGTCGGTAACTATCCGAAAATCCCTAACCGGCCGCGGCCGGCGCGGCTTCGCAACGCCTATGCCCGGTTCGACAGGGGCGAGATCACCTGGGAGGACGTCAGGAAGGTCCAGGATCAGGTCACCATCGAGGTCCTCAAAGAGCAGGCCGAAGCCGGCGTGGAGCTCGTCACCGACGGCCAGATCCGCTGGGACGACGAGCAGACCTATCTCGCGGGCGCCATGGCCGGCATCGAGATCACTGGCCTGATCCGCTTTTTCGACACCAACACCTTCTACCGTGAGCCGCTGATCAAAGGCCCCATCGCCTGGAAGGGCCCGATCACGGTGCGGGACTTCGAGTTCGCGAAAGCGAACAGCGAGAGGCCAGTAAAGCCGGTACTGACCGGCCCGTTGACTCTGGCGAGGCTCTCGAAGAACGAGCATTACGCCGACACGGTCAGCGTCGCGCTGGCCTTCGCAGAGGCGCTGAACCGGGAAGCGAAGGCGCTGGTGGCAGCGGGAGCGACCCTCGTGCAGTTCAACGAACCCGCCGCCTGCCGCTTTCAGGAGGACGCGTCCTTCGCCGCTAAGGTGTGGCGGCGGCTCCTCGACGGAGTGAACGCCGAGACTGCCGTCTACTTCTACTTTGGCGTCCCGGGCGCCGCGCTGGGCCCCGCGATCGAGGCCGGGTTCACTACCGTGGGGGTGGACTACGTGGACCCCAGGGGCAGCGAGCAGATCAGGGCCGGCCCGCGGCCGCGGAAGCTGGCGGCAGGGGTGGTCGACTCGCGCAACACGCGCCTGGAGACAGTGGAGCAGATCGTGGCGCGGGTGCGGGAGGCGGTGGAGGTTGCCGGCTCTGCTAACCTGTATGTGAACCCAAACATGGGCCTGGAGTTCCTCCCGCGCGAGCAGGCGTACGACAAACTGGTGCGCCTGGTTGAGGGCGTGAAGAAGGCCCGGGAGGCATTGGGATGA
- the miaA gene encoding tRNA (adenosine(37)-N6)-dimethylallyltransferase MiaA, with product MPRRRPLVAIVGQTATGKTEAAVAVALAAGGEVVGADAFQVYRGMDIGTAKPSPAQRRLVPHHLVDVLEPDEELSLARYLDLARAALEDIWARHKVPIVCGGSGQYVWALLEGWEVPRVAPDRELREALERFAAEHGAEALHARLAQADPDAAARIDYRNVRRVVRALEVIERDGRPLSACRARHPVDAEVLVLGLRCPRADLHARIDRRVEEMYAAGLVQEVERLRAAGYGEARPVRSGIGYREAGLYLDGVISLEEAIARTKIATHRLARNQAAWFKESDPRIHWLDAGGGAADRCVSMTLEWLEG from the coding sequence CGCCGCCGTCCGCTCGTCGCCATCGTGGGGCAGACAGCCACCGGCAAGACCGAGGCGGCGGTCGCGGTCGCGCTCGCCGCCGGGGGCGAAGTCGTGGGCGCCGATGCCTTCCAGGTGTACCGGGGGATGGACATCGGCACGGCAAAGCCCTCGCCGGCGCAACGGCGCCTGGTCCCGCACCACCTAGTCGACGTGCTGGAGCCGGACGAAGAGCTCTCGCTCGCCCGCTATCTGGACCTGGCGCGGGCAGCCCTGGAGGACATCTGGGCCAGACATAAAGTGCCCATCGTCTGCGGAGGCAGCGGCCAGTACGTCTGGGCGCTGCTGGAGGGCTGGGAAGTGCCGCGCGTGGCACCGGACAGGGAGCTGCGCGAGGCGCTGGAGCGCTTCGCGGCGGAGCACGGGGCGGAGGCACTGCACGCCAGGCTCGCGCAGGCGGACCCGGACGCGGCCGCGCGCATCGACTACCGCAACGTCCGGCGGGTCGTGCGGGCCCTGGAGGTCATCGAGCGGGACGGCAGGCCCCTGTCCGCCTGCCGGGCGCGCCATCCGGTCGATGCGGAGGTGCTGGTGCTAGGCCTGCGCTGCCCGCGGGCCGACCTGCACGCGCGTATCGACCGCCGCGTCGAGGAGATGTACGCCGCCGGGCTCGTGCAGGAGGTCGAGCGGCTACGCGCCGCGGGCTACGGCGAAGCGCGTCCGGTTCGCTCCGGCATCGGATACAGGGAGGCCGGCCTCTATCTCGACGGGGTCATAAGCCTCGAGGAGGCGATCGCGCGCACGAAGATCGCCACGCATCGCCTGGCGCGGAACCAGGCGGCCTGGTTCAAAGAGTCGGACCCGAGGATCCACTGGCTCGATGCCGGCGGCGGGGCAGCTGACAGGTGCGTCTCGATGACACTAGAGTGGCTGGAGGGCTGA